The DNA segment CGCTCCAGCCAGCGCAGGGCCGGCAGCTCGGCGATGGGGTAGCCCAGGCCCAGGGCGGGCTCCACGAACAGGCGATTGAGCAGGGCATCTGCCCGGCGGGTGGCGGCCTCGTCGCGGGGATTGCCCGGGCGGGCCGGGGTAAGATAGGAGCAGGAAAAGGTGGTGCCGATCTGCGCCGCCGCGGGCAGGGCGGCGCGCAGGGCCCGGCCACCTTCTGCTTGTGCCAGGGCCGCGTGGTGGGTGGCCGAGAGAAAGGCGCCCAATGAGCGCCGGCCTGGGGCGTGCACTCCCAGCAGGTGACCGGCTCCGGTAAACACCAGAGGCTCGTTGAGCACCATCCAGTGGCGCACCCGGTCGCCGAGGCGGCGGGCCAGCAGGTCGGCGTACTCGCCGAGCCAGCCCACGACCGCTCGGTTGGTCCAGCCCCCCCGGCGCTCCAGGGCCAACGGCAAATCCCAGTGGTACAGGGTCAACCAGGGGGTGATCCCGCGCGCCAGGCAGCCGTCGACCAGCTTGTCGTAGTAGTCCAGCCCGGCTTGGTTAACCTGCCCGGTGCCGCTGGGCCGCACCCGCGACCAAGCCACGGAAAACCGGTAATCGGGAATGCCCAGGGCGGCAAGCAAATCCAGGTCGGCCGGCCAACGCCGGTAGAACTCGCAGGCGGCACGCGCGTGCTGCCCGTTCTTAATGCGGCCGCGCCGCGCCACGAAGGCATCCCAGATGCTGGGTCCCTTGCCGTCGCAGTCGCCAAAGCCTTCAATCTGATAGGCCGCGCTGGCTACGCCCCAGCGAAAGTCCATGCCGAAGTCGGCCCGGGAAAAATCCGCGGGGGAAGATGTTGGGTAAAAGGCCGGCGGCTCGTACGCGGCTCTGGACAAGGCCACCGTGGAGCGCCTGCGCCGCTGGGTGCAGGAGGGCGGCACGCTGATCACCCTGAAGAACGCCTCGGAGTGGGTGATCAAGCAGGGAATCGTGCGCGAAAAGCTGCTGATTCCGGCCCACGGCGGTTGGGCTGATACGACGGCGCTGGCCGAAGCCGTGGCGGCCATTGCGCCGCCGAAACCCAACGCCACCCGGCAGCCAAAGCCGGCGCTGCCGCCTGCCCGCCGCGCGGACTTCGTGAGCCAGGACCAGGAGGGCACCCACGCCATTGCCGGCTCCATTTACCAGGCCGATGTCGACATCACCAACCCCATCGGCTTCGGCTTGACCAGCCGCAAGCTCTACGTGTTCCGCAACGGCACCACCTTCCTGCGGCCCAGCCGCAACCCCTACGCCACCGTGGTGCAGTACACTCCCGCGCCGCTGGTCAGCGGCTACGTTTCCGCCAACAACCTGCGGCAGATTCGTAACTCGGCGGCCGTAGTGGTCAGCAAGGCGGGCAATGGCCGCGTCATCTTGTTTGCCGACGACCCGAACTTCCGTCACTACTGGCACGGCACCGCGCGTCTGTTTACCAACGCCTTGCTGTTGGGTTCGCTCCTCAACCTGCCCGACGGCCCGTCCGGCATTGCGGCAGAGGAATAGCACCGCTACCGATCGTAAACTTTACAGCAATCCTTTTTTCACGGAAAGCCCCGGCACCGGGGCTTTCTGCATTTCTCAGGGTTAAACCACTGCATTCACAGGCTGGTGGGGTAGGCGGCGTGGCCCCAACGAGGTCAATCCTGAGCAAGTCAGCAACAAAGCAACCGGCTGGCCGCAACGGCACACCAGTACTGACAGATTAAATGCCCGCCGCGTGCGGCCAATCCTTTTGCGTAACCCAAGGGCTGGTAAGTCCTGGCACGTCAGGCACGGCGTTAGCTAGCCGAGGAAGTAGCTGCGGGCCCTTGACCAGCAGGGGCGGTAAATGGAGGTGCGTCGATTACAGCAGGCTGCACCTGCAGACTTGCTGCGCGGTAACTGGCGAAATACTCGGCCAAGGCTTTTTCTCCCACCAGCCAGAATACTACGGGCGTGACGATGATGTCAAGGAAGGTTGAGGAAAGCAGCCCGCCGAGGATAACCGTAGCAACCGGATAAAGGATTTCCTTGCCCGGCGCGTCCTTAGCCAACGTTAGCGGTATCAAGGCCAGGGCAGCCACCAATGCCGTCATCAGCACCGGAACGAGCCGTTCCAAAGAGCCCCGGATGATCATGGGCTTACCGAACTGTTCGCCTTCGTGCTCCACCAGGTGGATGTAGTGCGAAATCATCATGATGCCGTTGCGCGAGGCAATGCCCGTAAGCGTGATAAAGCCCACCATTGAGGCAATGCTGAACGTGCCTCCGGTGAGCAACACCGCCACTACCGAGCCAATTAAGGCTAATGGAATGTTAAGCATAACCTGCAGCACCATGCGCGGGGACTTGAAGTGCGAGTAAAGCACCAGAAAGATGCCCGCCAGGGAAAACAAGCTCAGCCACAGGATCTTCTGCGAAGCCGACTGCTGGCTTTCAAACTGCCCGCCGTAGGTAAGGTAGTAGCCGCTGGGCAGTTGTACTTGCTCGCGCACCCGCTGCTGGATTTCCTGCACCGTCGAGCCCAGGTCGCGCTCGGCCACGTTAAGCGAAATAGTAATGCGGCGCTGGGTGTTTTCGTGGTTGATGGTGTTCGGACCCGGCTCGTAGCTGATGTCGGCGATGGCGCTGACGGGCACGAAGCCCCCGGCCGGCGTTTCCACGCGCGTGTTGGCAATGGCCTGCAGGTCGTTGCGCTGCTCTTCGGGCAGCTTCACCACCAGGTCGAAACGCTGCTGCCCGTTGAGCATCTGCGACACAACGGAGCCTTGAAACAGCGTCTGCAGGTCCTGCACCACCTCACCGCGCTGCATGCCGTAGGCACGCAGGGCCTGGTCGCGCGGGCGGATGAGCAGCTGCGGTATCTGCACCTGTTTTTCTACCTGCAGGTCTACCACGCCCGGCACGGTGGCCGCGGCGTCGCGCACCTGGGCGGCGTAGCGGCGCAGCTCCAGCAGGTCGTTGCCGAAGAGCTTGATGGCCACCTGCGCCCGCACCCCGGAGAGCAAGTGGTCGAGGCGGTGGGAGATGGGCTGGCCGATGTTGACGTTTACGCCTTTAATCAAGCTCAGGCGCTGGCGCAAATCGGCTAGAATTTCGTCGCGGCCGCGCATCTCGCGGCCTTCTTTCTCCAGCTCATCTTGCGACTTGAAAGCCACCTCGATTTCGGAGTTGTTTACCGATTCGGCGTGCTCGTCGAGCTCGGCGCGGCCGGTACGCCGGGCGGTGTAGGCCACTTCCGGCACCTCCAGCATCAGTTGTTCGCCAATGGTACCTAGCTTGTTCGATTCGGTAAGCGAGGTGCCCGCCGGAGCCGAGAAGTTGACCGTGAGCGAGCCTTCGTTGAAGGGCGGCAGAAACTCGGTGCCGAAAAACGGGACCATGGCCGCCGCCGCGATGAACAGGGCCGCCGTAGCGGACAGTACCCAGCGCGGGTGCTTCAAGCCCCAATCAAGCAGTCGGGTGTCTTTGCGCTTCAGCCAGCGCACCAGCGGCCCGTCGGTTTCGGCGTGGCTCATCTGCTTCATGCGAGGCAGCAGGTAGTAGCAGAGCACCGGCGTAACGGTAAGCGAAACGAACAGCGACGCCACAATGCTGGTGATGTAGGCGATGCCCAGCGGCGCGAAAATGCGGCCTTCCATGCCCTCCAGCGCGAACAGGGGCAGGAACACCAGCACCACGATGATGGTGGCGTACACGATGGAATTGCGCACCTCCGAGGAGGCCGCGTACACGACCTGCAAGGCTGGCTTTGAATTTGGCAAGTGCCGGTTTTCGCGCAGGCGCCGGTACACGTTTTCCACGTCCACGATGGCGTCGTCGACCAGCTCGCCGATTGCAATGGCCAAGCCCCCTAGGGTCATGGTGTTGATGCTGATGCCGGCGAAGCGAAACACCAGCGCTGTTACCAGCAAGGACAACGGAATGGCTACCAGCGAGATGAACGTGGTGCGTACGTTCAGCAGGAAGGCAAACAGCACGATGACCACCAGGATGGCCCCGTCGCGCAAGGCTTCTTCCACGTTGGTGATGCTCGACTCGATAAACTCTGATTGCTTAAACAGGCGCGAGTTGAATTGCACGTCTTTGGGCAGTGAGGGCTGCAAGCCGCGCAATGCGGCTTCCACGCGCTGGGTAAGGTCGACGGTGGCGGCGCTGGGCTGCTTCTCGATGCTCAGAATCACGGCCGGCTTACCGTTTACGCTGCCGTCGCCGCGCTTAAAGCGGGCCCCGAACTGCACCGTAGCCACTTGCGCCACAGTGATGGGCGAGCCTTCGCGGTAGCCGACCACGATGTTCTCGATTTCCTCGACCGAGCGCAGTCGGCCCAGGTTGCGGATGAGCACTTCGGAGCCCTGCCGGTCGAAGAAGTTGCCGGTAGTGTTCAGGTTAGACTGGCGCAGGGCTTCTTCTACCTGGTTGATGGTGAGCCCCGAGGCGTTAAGGCGGTTCAGGTCCACGAGCACTTGGTACTGGCGGGTGTCGCCGCCGATAGGAATCACCTGCGCTACCCCCGGAATGGAAAGCAGGCGCTGACGCACGGTGTAATCGGCGAGGGTGCGCAGATCGGCATTGGAAGTTTGCCCGCTGCTGGTCATGCCCACGAGCATGATCTGGCCCATCACGGAGGAAATAGGACCAAGCACCGGCGAAACGCCCTGCGGCAGCTGTTCGCCCACCGTTTGTAGCTTCTCCGACACAATCTGCCGGGCGGTGAAGATGTCGGTGCCGTAGTTGAACTCTACGAATACCATCCCGAGGCCAATAGCCGAGTTGGAGCGCACGGCGGCTACGCCGGTGGCTCCGTTCAGGGCCGTCTCTACCGGCAAGGTCACCAGGGCTTCCACTTCTTCGGGCGCCATGCCCGGCGACTCCAGGAATACCGTTACCCTAGGGCGGTCGAGGTCGGGCAGTACGTCCACCGGCAGGTCGCGGGCCGTGAACAGTCCTGCCACGATGAGCGCCGCCGCGAAGGCCAACGCCAGCAGGCGGTTCTGCAGCGCAAAACGAATGATTTTATCGAGCATGGTCCGTAAGAGAGCCGCCGCTAGGTAGGGGCAAGCTCACCTTATTGGTTGAGGTAGATGGATTTAAGCTGGTAGGTGCCTTGCGTAACAACCCGGTCGTTTTCGCTGAGGCCGGCCAGAACGGTTGTCTGCTGGGCGTTGGCGGTGCCGGTTTGCACGTAGCGCACCTTAAAGACTTCCGGGGCCGTGTGCACGTACACCACTGGCTTGCCGTTGAGGTCGGTAACGGCCGAGGTCGGCACTGTAAGTTGCTTGGCCCCCCGGCTGCGACTGATGACCTGCACGTTTACGGCCTGCCCCGGGCGGATCAGCACGCTGCTGGCGCCATCCACGGCCAGAATCAGCTGGCGCGCTTGGTTCACGGGGTTGACCACGTTGCTGAACGATACAACCTTTGCCGGCACGCTGCCCTGCTGCCCTTGCAAGCCCTCGATGCGAAACTGCGCGTCGGGCGTGACGCTGCCTAGGTCCTGAGGAAACACTTGCGCCTGCACCTGCAGCTTGCCAGGATTGAGCACGCGCAGCAGCTCGTCGCCCTGGTTTACCTGCTGACCCACGGTTAGGGAGAAGTTGTCGACGGTGCCGCTGATGGGCGACGTGATGGTTACCCGCCGCTGCTGGCCTTGGTTGTTCAGAATGGCCGCGTTCTGGCGCGCCTGGCGCAGCCGCAGCTCGGCGTTGACGACGTCTTTGCGGGCGGCAATGTCCTCGATGCTTTTCAGGCGGGCGTAGTCGCGCTCGGCGGCCCGTAGCTCGGCCTGGGCGTTGGCGCGCTCGGTGGCCAGGCCAATTTGCTCGGGTGCTGCCAGCGTCTGGTCGAGCACGGCCAACACCTGCCCGGCGCGCACCTGCTGGCCCACCTGCACGGGCAGACTAACGAGCCGGCCGGTTTGCGGCGCCACGGCGCGGCCTTCGCCGCCGCTGGCTGGCGCTACCGTGCCGTAAAGAGTGGCCTGGGTGGTGAAAGCGGAAAAGGTGGCCAGGCTGGTGCGCACCTTGAATAGGAACTGGCTTTCCTTAGGCAACGCCACCTCGTCGGGGGCACTGGCGGCGGCCGACGACTTAGCCACGGTGGTACCGTGGTCTTCGCCGTCGTGCGCCCACAACGAGGCCGGCGGGGGCAGCGCCACAGCCAGCACGGCGGTGGCCGCGGCCGCCGCGGCAAGTAGCTTACGCGGGGTTTTCATAGGCAAGGGAGTTTTGGGGGCCGCGACGACGCAGCAGCACCACGGTGAGCAACACGCCGGCTAGAAAGGCACCGGCAATAAGCAGCCATAGCTTCCAGCCGCTCAACCAACCGGTAGCCGCAGCAGGCCCGGCAGCAGCCGGGAGTTCTTTCCCAACCTCAATGCCTTCGAGCAGCAGAAGGTCGGCTTGTTCGCCGGCCACGATGTTCACCGTTAAACTGTACTTCTGATTTGCCGGGAAGCGCCCTTCCACTAGGTACACGCCCGGGGCTTGCCGGGTAGCCGTAAATTTTTCATAGGGCGCCTCCGGTACGGTCAGCGTGAGCTGGGCGCTGTCGACGGCAGCGTTGCTGGCGTAATCCGACACGAACAGCTGCAGATGCGCCGGCTCGCCCTTCTTTAAAGGCTGAAAGCGCAACAGCAGCTCAAACTGCTCGGACAGGGCCGCTACCGAGAAGGAAGTAGCGCCCGGGGCCGGCGAGGTGGCAGCTCCGGCGCCGTGGTCTTCGCCGCCGTGCGCCCAAGCCTGGTGGCCGGCCGCTAAGGTCAGTGACAATAAAAGGAGGTAGATCAGGCGCTGTATCATTGGCCTCGGAGGTAATTTAACTCGACCAGCGCCTGCCCATAGTCGCGCAGGGTGGTGAGGTGGGTGGTCTGAATGTCAAACGCTTGGCGCAGGCTCTGGAACAAGACCAGGTAGCTTACCTCGCCGGCTTGAAAGAGTCGTTGGGAAGCCCCGATGATGGTACGCGCCTGAGGTAGCCCTGTCTGCTGGTAGTACCCCAGGCTGGTGTTGAACTTGCGCACGTCGGCGACGGCTTGCCGGTACTGCGCGCTTAGCTCAAGGCGCTGCACATCTAGCTCGGCCGAGGCCGCCTCAGCACGAGCCGTGGCGGCCTGCAGCTGCGAGCGGTACGTCCAGAACCACAGCGGCACCGACAGCCCAACCTGGAAGCGGTAACGGTACGGGGAGTTGCGCTCTTCGGCCTGGTTCAGGTAGCCCAGCGTGAGCGCCGGGGCTCGCTGCGCCCGCACCAGGCTGATGCCGGACTGGCTAAGCCGCACGGTCTGCTGGTAGTAGCTTAGCGTGGGGCTGGCGGCTACCGCGCTGCTATCGGTCGTGGGCAGCTCGGCCAGCAGCGCAGTACCTTGGGTAGCCAGCTGCTGGCCAGCTTGGCGCAGATCGGAGGTTGTGGCCAGTTCCGGCGCGTTGCCTTGGCCGATGAGCAGCCCTAACTGCTGCTGCGCGGCCTGCAGATCGGTGCGGGCCTGCGTCAACAGATTGGCCACCTGCCGGGCTTCGGCTTCGGTGCTGACTTTCTGCAGCAGGTCGATTTCGCCGGCGGCGTGCAGGCGGCCCACGGCCACGTACAACCGTTGGTACAAGCTGTCTTGCTGCGTAAGCTGGCGCACCACCGCCTCGGCGTATTGCAGGTTCACGTAGGCCCGGCGCACATCGCGGCGCACGGTGGCCAGCTGTACCAGTTGATTGCGGCTGGCCAGTTCAATGCCGGCCTGGGCCTGCTTAGCTTGGCGCCGGTAAACAGCCGGCGACTGAATGGTCTGGACGGCCCCAAAGGTGTAAAAGTACCCGGAGGGCGCATCCAAGAGCAAATCAGGATTTGGCAGGCTGAACGAGCCCCGTTTGAGAGCCCGTTGCTCATCAAGCTGGCGGGCCGCTTGGCGCAAACGAGGGTGCTGCCGCTCCGCCCGGGCCACGGCGCTGTCCAGGCTTAACACCTGCGCCTGGGTTAACAACGGGCGCAGCCAACCCACGGCGAAGGCCACGAGAAGCAAGACGCGGAATCGGAAGGTTGTCGGAATCATGTATTCGGAGTCAACCGCGGCATGGGCCGGCGCTGCAGCAGGTGCGGGCAGCGCCTGCCGGCCACGGAGTGAGCGGCAGCGGGCGTACTCGTCCGACTGCCGTAGCCGTTAGGATTTCTTCGCCAGGTCCATGCCGCAAGTCGGGCACTTGCCAGGCTTGGTGCTTTCGCTGCCTGTGCAGCCCATCGGGCACACGTAGCCGATGGCTTTGGCCCTGGCGCTGGTGCTGGCGAGCTTGTCGTAGCGGGCGTTGATGGTTTCGCTACCCCGGCGCAGGGTCAGAATAGCCGTGGTGGGCGGGGCCCCGGCGGGCAAGGCAGCGCGCAACTGGTCAGCGCCAAAGGGAGCCAACTTCACGGTGGTGGTCTTGCCTCCGTGCAGCACCATGGCCGTGCCGGTCAGGCCTTTGTTGGGCAGTACCTGCTCCTTGTCGTCGAGCAGGTAGGCCGTCATCAGGCCGTTCTTAAGCACCAGCTCCACGTGGTACTTGCCCGCCGTGCGCACGATGCCCCCGTGCGGGGCGCTGTGGGCGTGGGTTTCTCCGGCGGCCTTATGCGTTTGGCCGTGCGAGTGCTGAGCGGAGAGGGAAAGCGGGGCGGTCAGCAGCATGGCTCCCACCAGGTAGGGAATGAGTTTCATGGTCAGGGGTGAAGAAGGGAGAGGGTTAATTGCTGGTGGCGGCCTAGATCAGGCAGCCGTTGGGGCCACATTCACAGTGAAATCGGCGGTCTGAATAGCACCCGCGTGATTGAATTGCAGGAATACCCGGTACCGGCCTGGCTTCTCGAAGGTGGTGTGAAATCCGATGCGCGGACCCTTATCTGCTTGGTCTTCGGGGTGCACGTGGAGGTATTGCGTGCCGTCTTCGCTCAGCACCACCATGTGCCCTAGGGCGCCGAGGTAGTTATCCAAGTCGGTCACAGGCTTACCACCGCGGTTCACGGTGACGCCCACGGCCAGCGGCTGACCCACTTTCACGGTTTTGTCGAAGGCGAGGTCGGCGGTGTAGCCGTTCTTTTGCCAACGCAGCTGATCATTGGTGAACTTCACGGCCGGACGCGTCGGGCCGCTGACCTGCAGGGTTTGCCGGCCGAGTTGGTGCGTGCCGCCTTGAGGCTGGTAGTCCTGGTAGAGTAGGTACGTGCCGCCGGTTTTAAACGTGAAGGGCACATCGTAGCGGCCCGAGGCTTTGAAATCGGGGTGTTCGTGGTAGAACTCCGAGAGGTCTTTGGAGACGATGATCAGGTGCATCTTTTTCTCGTGCACGACGGCCAGCGGCACGGGGGCTTGCTCGTTGCCAGTCACCTGCGGCTGAAACGACAACGTGACCGGTTGGCCGGCGGCCGGTTGCGCCGGCGTGGTCGTCAGGTTCATTTGGTAAGTTTTGCCGTCACCCGCGGCCCCGTCGGTGTGTTCCAGCTTCATGCCGCACTTGGGGCAGGTGCCGGGTTGGTCGCTGGTTACTTCGGGGTGCATGGGGCAGGAGTAGATGTGGCCGCCGCTGTGCTCGGCCCCGGCGGCATGCGTGTTGTGGCTTTCACCGGCTGCGTGCTGGTGCCCGTCGGCAGCCACATCCGTCGGAGTGCCGCTCGAAGTAGAGGCATCGTTTGAGGAGCATGCGGTAGTCATCCAAGTAAGAGTAGCCAGTAGCGTAACTGGCAACAGAAGACGCTTCATAGTTGGTGTGGTTGGTAAAAGAGGGAATTGATCAGCTCAGCCCCGGAACTGTTGCCAGGCCACAAAAGCCAGCGCAACGGAGAGCAGGACGTAGAGCCCATAGGTGGCGAACCGTCGCCGCGGGGAGGGAGGCGGTGGTCCGTTCGGTTGACAGCAACTCTTCATGGTCTGTCAGTGGAAAAGGAGCAGGAGACGAGCAGGTAGCGCGAAGGGCACGCAAAAAGGTCCGGCCACACCACGGCATAGCCGGGTAGGCGCGGACCTTAAAGGGCGCGAAAACCTAAATCGTCAGGGAGCCAATGAAGATCCGGATGTCCGGAATCTTGGGCTTTAAGTGCGTGGGCGGCACCAATGTTACGGCTTGGGTTATATCCCAAGCCGCAAAACGGGGTATTGCCACGTCCAGTACGGGCGGTAAAGCCAATACCAAGGGGCCGAGTTTCTCCAAGCTCAGCTTAGGCAGGGTACCCAGAGCGGCCCATAGCGACTGCGCGTCGTCTTGGCAGCACTCCGGGTCGCTGTGCTTCTCGGGGGATGCAGACCCCTGGGCGTGCGTGTGTTTACCCGCTGATGCGTGTTCGTGCTGGTGCGTATGACCACCGTTGCGGCTATGCTCGTGCGGCGGCGTGCCCGGCGCGTGCTGATGCGGCGGCGCCTCGACCGCTCGGTGCATTTGTGCGCAAGCAATCTGACCCACGAGCACGTGCAGGAACAGCGCTACAAACGTAGCGGCCGTTGTGCGACGGTATCGACGAATCAGTTGAAGCATGGCGCCAAAGGAACGGCGAATCTAATCTGAAAGTTTGATGTGGTTCGCTCGGAGCTCTACCTGAGCACCGGCAGATATACTTGTTGGGTAAAGCTTGATTAGCGCGTATTTCGCAGTAATACAGCCCTAAGGCTAACTTATGGCCTGGGGAATTGGGGTTGAGTTCAACTATAACCCGTCCCAAACCGCAAAATCTTATAAGCTCTGTTCAAAATCTTGTATGCAATTAGTAACTCATAGTGGAGGGTTATTTTTCCCTTAAAGGGAAGGAAATCTTGGTTAAATGTCTTCCCAAGTTCTTATTAACGCCTGCAGGTTCTCCAGCATTGGCTGGGCGTCACAACTCCTTCTGAAGCTCATTGAAACAGCTTGAATAAATCGTACGGTATCCAGCTGCCCTCGGTCTTGGTTTCCAAACCAAAGCATGACACCGTTTATTCTGCGCTGACATGATCGATTCAAATCTCACGGAGCCTGCCTAAACAAATCAGCCGCTCGGGTAAGGCCCGAGCGGCTGATTTGTTTAGCACTGCATCTGCAGAACGGCGTTATAGCGCCGACGACACCAGGGTGGTCTGGAAGATGCTGCCGTAGTTGTAGTCGAAGGTATTGGGATCGTTTACGTGCACCGTCTTCGTGCCAATCTCATCGTCTTTCTCCCAGGCCGAGAAGTCGGCGTCGGCTTCGAACACAGTGACTTCCGTCGACATCATCTTGTTTTTCCAAGTGAAAGCCAGCTTGGTCTTCACTTTCAGGGTTGGGCCCCCGTCTTCCTCGCGCCAGCGGATTTTGTATTCGCGGGATGCGCTGGAAGTGGTAGTGTTCTCCCAGCGGAACATGCGATACCACAGGGATATGCCGTTTGAGATGTCATTGCGGCTTGGCTGGAACAGGGTGCCGTCTTCCACGATGTTGGCTACCTGGGTCGTGGTTTGCCCCCCGTTGGAATAGTGCTGCTCGGCAATGGCGGCGTACAGGCGCAACTCCGGCTTGCCACGCAACCAGGGCTCAATGGCACCCAGGTTCGTGCACTTCATGCGGGAGAGGTATTCGTAATTTCCGCCGCCGCGCTCCCCGGTTTCCAGCACCGGCGCAATGAACTCCGGCCGTACTTCGCCCTTCTCGTCGAGGCGCTCGCCGAAGCTTGCTACCACCGCCGGCAGCGTGGGCTCTTCCCGCGTGGGCAGCTCAAATGCTTCACCCGCGGCATTGTAGGCCCGCGTGCTGTTCAGGTCCAGGTCCAGAACCCCTTCTGGAATGTAAGTTACTATGGGAGCATGCACCTTGCTCCAGCTTTCCTGCAGCACGGGAATGGACACGACAATCCGATTGAACTGCTCAACCGACAGGCCGACTTCCGCGGGGTTGGTTTTCAGGCCCGCCTCGTTAAGCAAGTTTTCAAAGCTTGCGCCGCCAACATTAACCGCAAGCAGGCTGGTAAAGCGGGCGTCGTAGTCGCCGTCGAATTGCTTGGATACTTCTTCCAGCAGGGCACCCCGGGCCGCATCATTTTTGGCCAGCACGGTTGCCATGACGCGGGCCAGATCGTCCAGGTAGTAATTCTGCGTTTCCTGCAGCGAGGTCGAAGGCCGCAGGCCCATGGCCTCATTGCGCGGTTTTACATCCGCTTCCTTCGAGCAGCCGAACGCGAGCAGGGTGGCTGCCGTCAAGCAGGCTTGGGTGAGGAGTTTAGCGTGTTTCATGCGGTTGGGTGATGAATAAGGTAGTGAGAGAGAAAGTGATTAGTTGGCGGGAAGTGCCCGTGGCGCTGAGCACATGACAAAGGTGAGCGACGGCTTCAGCGGCGGCAATTTTCATGGATATACACCCGCTTGCCCGCGACGTACCGGCCCGTTGCGCGGACAAATCCGCTCGCTTGCCGGGTCGAGTTAATAGCCTCGCCGGGGCGGGGATGAGTCCTTCCCGCGGGCCCCGCTACCAGGCGGGTAATCAAAAGCAGACGACCTGCGCCTGCGCCCGGAGCCCTGGCATGCCCGGGCAAGGGGGCTAGTCATGAATTAGTGCCTGCCCTTTCGGAACCTGGAATAGATCGGGGCGTCGTCGCCCGGTGTACAGGTTCAGCCCGGACTCGCTGCGGATGGGGAAAGCAGCATCCTACCGGCTTACCTGGCGCTTCGAGGGTCGCCGCCCGCTAACTTGCCGTCGAGCCTGCTGCCGGTAAACCTTGGTGTTGGCAGGTTTGACGAATAGCTCCTGGTTTGTTTGACTTATTCCGAACCGCGCCTATACCAAGCCGGATTTCTAGCTTATCTGCTCAATGACCGACTTATATCAGTTCCTGCCCGAGCTAATCCTGCGGGCCCCGTTGCGGCCTTTTAATCCCGACATCTCGGAAACGCAGCTTGCGGCCTGCCTGGAGGATGAAGGGTTTATGGAAGCGCTCTACCTGGCTTCGCCAACCTTACACGAGCAGTGCGGGAAATTGCTGCGGGGTGAGCTCACTGACCCGCGCCGCCTCAGCCGGGTACGCGGGTCGCTGGTGCGCTACTTGATTCGCATGCGCAGTCGCTGTACGCCTTTCGGGCTGTTTGCCGGCTGCGGGGTACTGCGCTGGGGCGCGGGTAGCCAGGTAGAACTGGCGGCGCAGGCGCACCGTCGGCATACCCGCCTCGATATGCATTACCTCTGCGCCCTGGCCCAGCACCTGGGCGAGCAGGATTTCGTGCGAACCCGGCTTCGCTACCGCCCCAATAGCAGCTGGTACCGGATCGGCGAAGAAATCCGCTACATCGAGTACCAATACCTGCCAACCGGGCGGGTGGAGCAAATCAGCTCCGTGGAGGCCCATGCCCAGGTGGAAGAGGTGCTCGCCGCCTGCAACGAAGACGAGGACTACGGCGCCTTGCTGGCCCGGCTAAGCCCCGAGCAGACAAGCGAACGCGAGGAGGCCGCCGCTTTTCTCGATGCGCTCATCGCGGCGCAGGTACTGGTCAGCGAGCTGGAGCCTACGGTCACGGGTCCCGAATACTTTGCCCATCTGCTCGGGGTGCTTTCCCGCCTCGCTGACCAAGCGCCCGAGGAGCCGCGCTTGCTCTTCATCCGCCAAACGCTTACCGCCGTGGCGGATCTGCTGGCCCAGTTGGATCAGCAGCCCACGGCTCCCGTAACCAGCTACACCCGCATTGCCGGGCTGCTGGAGCAG comes from the Hymenobacter sp. YIM 151858-1 genome and includes:
- a CDS encoding FixH family protein encodes the protein MKRLLLPVTLLATLTWMTTACSSNDASTSSGTPTDVAADGHQHAAGESHNTHAAGAEHSGGHIYSCPMHPEVTSDQPGTCPKCGMKLEHTDGAAGDGKTYQMNLTTTPAQPAAGQPVTLSFQPQVTGNEQAPVPLAVVHEKKMHLIIVSKDLSEFYHEHPDFKASGRYDVPFTFKTGGTYLLYQDYQPQGGTHQLGRQTLQVSGPTRPAVKFTNDQLRWQKNGYTADLAFDKTVKVGQPLAVGVTVNRGGKPVTDLDNYLGALGHMVVLSEDGTQYLHVHPEDQADKGPRIGFHTTFEKPGRYRVFLQFNHAGAIQTADFTVNVAPTAA